In Pseudoalteromonas xiamenensis, the following are encoded in one genomic region:
- a CDS encoding GlxA family transcriptional regulator yields the protein MKIALIALDEVVATSIAGIIDYFNFANLIARDKNLAVTVTLYSPQGSQIKTSMGVSIPCEQLSNLGIDNEVIWFLGSRYRGSENLILESQSVSLCKTSLNDAINSAQIVAGSCTGVALMLACITTLPDTVTTSWWLRRFFAKHYPGVELMLDKPIVRSGKFITAGATHCFQALVFFLVERHFGRDVLLQLKKWLVIPDIMVNQEQFIDLNVLDLHAGKRLHPVVQFIRTNLGGDLSNESLANVGSMSVRNLIRTFKLLYGMTPSKYVLIARLEAAIHEIKASPHRKLYDIAYEVGYQDVSAFSRQFQKHFGFSASSLKHS from the coding sequence GTGAAGATCGCGCTTATCGCATTGGATGAAGTCGTTGCGACATCAATCGCAGGGATCATTGATTACTTTAACTTCGCCAACCTCATCGCGAGGGATAAGAATTTGGCCGTTACGGTGACTTTATACAGCCCTCAAGGTTCGCAAATAAAAACGAGTATGGGTGTATCAATTCCTTGCGAACAGTTAAGCAATCTTGGAATAGATAACGAGGTTATTTGGTTTTTAGGTTCTCGTTATAGAGGTTCCGAGAACTTGATATTGGAAAGTCAGTCGGTAAGCCTCTGTAAAACGTCTTTAAATGACGCAATCAACAGTGCTCAAATTGTGGCTGGTTCTTGCACAGGCGTCGCGTTGATGTTGGCTTGCATTACCACGTTACCTGATACAGTCACGACAAGTTGGTGGTTAAGACGTTTCTTTGCGAAGCACTACCCGGGCGTAGAACTGATGCTAGATAAGCCAATTGTGCGTTCAGGTAAATTTATCACTGCAGGCGCGACCCACTGTTTCCAAGCGCTCGTCTTTTTCCTTGTTGAACGTCATTTTGGTCGGGATGTACTTTTACAACTTAAAAAATGGTTAGTGATACCCGACATAATGGTGAATCAAGAACAATTTATTGATTTGAATGTTTTAGACTTACATGCAGGTAAACGTTTGCATCCTGTCGTTCAGTTTATTCGTACTAATCTTGGCGGTGATTTGAGTAATGAATCTTTGGCAAATGTAGGCTCGATGAGTGTGCGTAACTTAATACGCACATTTAAATTATTGTATGGAATGACGCCATCTAAATACGTGTTAATCGCTCGATTAGAAGCTGCTATTCACGAAATAAAAGCATCACCGCACCGTAAACTGTACGATATTGCTTACGAAGTTGGCTACCAAGATGTCAGTGCATTCAGTCGTCAATTTCAAAAACATTTTGGCTTTTCTGCATCAAGTTTAAAACACAGTTGA
- a CDS encoding MAPEG family protein, with protein MWIQYPILVLLCLTITLWLTTFKLRLKAVLSRQITPHDLFFANTQSLSERAILLGKNYDNQFQLPLLFLLGLFFVELELLDGAFWKVSAWIFVVTRLWHSYEHVIAMNLRRRTFAFTLNACSVFTLWIGLMIHMVQVTQS; from the coding sequence ATGTGGATTCAATACCCAATTTTAGTTCTACTCTGCTTAACGATAACACTATGGTTAACCACATTTAAATTGCGACTAAAGGCCGTGCTAAGTCGACAGATCACACCGCACGACCTTTTCTTTGCAAACACCCAAAGTTTGTCCGAACGCGCTATCTTGCTTGGAAAAAACTACGATAACCAATTTCAATTACCTCTGCTCTTTTTGCTTGGATTGTTCTTTGTAGAGTTGGAGCTGTTAGATGGAGCATTTTGGAAAGTTTCCGCTTGGATATTTGTTGTTACTCGACTTTGGCATTCCTATGAGCATGTTATTGCGATGAATTTACGCAGAAGAACCTTCGCTTTTACCCTAAACGCTTGCAGTGTTTTTACGCTCTGGATTGGGCTTATGATCCATATGGTACAGGTGACGCAGTCTTAG
- the rsmF gene encoding 16S rRNA (cytosine(1407)-C(5))-methyltransferase RsmF has protein sequence MNDKLYIPNNFIEDVKSYLPSHLAIDDFIEYCKRPLRRSVRVNTLKMSVNDFKQSCLERGWTIAAIPWCEEGFWLERTAEEEQTLPIGNTDLHLSGCIYVQEASSMLPPMALREALSGNPKVVLDVAAAPGSKTTQLAALMDNQGLLIANEFSSSRVKVLAANLKRMGVVNTALSHFDGAIFGDYMSECFDEILLDAPCSGEGTVRKDEHALKNWSIESNIDIAAVQKQLIVSAFHALKPGGHLVYSTCTLTPIENQQVCQYLLDSFPGSVEIVSLHTLFEGAEKATTDEGYLHVWPQIFDSEGFFIAKFKKLERVENSNQKTKKGNFPFSPAPKKEKQFFDNLISNQFGLKSYSGNLYVRDKEVWLFPHEATELLEKIKYQRIGILVGTTHKNGIRLEHELATTFGHLATKNTYALSQSQAIEYFKGQDVTLEENTKNKGEVILTLCGAPIGLGKWQGHKIKNSLPRDLVQNGNLISWG, from the coding sequence GTGAACGACAAGCTTTATATTCCGAATAACTTTATTGAAGACGTTAAATCTTATCTCCCATCTCATTTGGCTATCGACGATTTCATTGAATATTGCAAACGCCCTTTGAGGCGTTCCGTTCGCGTCAACACGTTAAAAATGTCAGTAAACGATTTCAAACAATCTTGTCTTGAACGCGGCTGGACTATTGCTGCCATACCTTGGTGTGAAGAAGGATTTTGGCTTGAAAGAACCGCAGAAGAAGAACAAACCCTTCCAATCGGTAATACCGACTTGCACCTAAGTGGTTGTATTTACGTTCAAGAAGCAAGCTCGATGCTACCGCCCATGGCACTCAGAGAAGCGCTATCAGGCAATCCAAAAGTTGTACTCGATGTTGCAGCTGCACCTGGTTCAAAAACGACACAACTTGCCGCACTTATGGACAATCAAGGTTTACTCATCGCTAACGAGTTCTCTTCATCTCGTGTAAAAGTACTTGCTGCCAATTTAAAAAGAATGGGCGTTGTAAATACGGCGTTATCCCACTTTGATGGTGCAATATTTGGCGATTACATGTCGGAATGTTTCGATGAAATATTGTTGGATGCACCTTGCTCTGGTGAGGGAACGGTCCGAAAGGACGAACACGCTTTAAAAAATTGGTCTATCGAATCCAACATAGACATCGCGGCGGTTCAAAAGCAGCTTATTGTAAGTGCTTTTCATGCCCTAAAACCAGGTGGGCACCTAGTTTATTCAACCTGCACGCTTACGCCGATAGAGAATCAGCAAGTCTGCCAATATCTACTGGATTCATTTCCAGGGAGCGTTGAGATAGTTTCTTTGCATACGCTGTTTGAAGGCGCTGAGAAAGCAACTACAGACGAAGGCTACTTACACGTATGGCCTCAAATTTTCGATAGTGAAGGATTTTTTATTGCAAAATTCAAGAAACTCGAAAGGGTAGAAAATAGCAATCAAAAAACTAAAAAGGGAAACTTCCCCTTCTCACCAGCGCCAAAAAAAGAAAAGCAGTTTTTTGATAATCTTATATCAAATCAATTTGGTCTAAAATCCTATTCCGGCAATTTATACGTGCGTGATAAAGAAGTGTGGCTGTTTCCACATGAAGCGACAGAATTGCTCGAAAAAATCAAATATCAAAGAATCGGTATTCTCGTCGGCACGACGCATAAGAATGGGATTCGACTAGAACACGAGTTGGCAACCACTTTCGGGCACCTTGCCACTAAAAACACCTATGCCTTGTCTCAATCACAGGCGATCGAATACTTTAAAGGTCAAGATGTGACCTTAGAAGAAAATACCAAAAACAAAGGCGAAGTGATATTAACGCT